The following are from one region of the Nicotiana tabacum cultivar K326 chromosome 3, ASM71507v2, whole genome shotgun sequence genome:
- the LOC107824666 gene encoding putative pentatricopeptide repeat-containing protein At3g01580, translating to MRSREIVLKLVGVCTTAKLLTQLHSLIIRTGLNQDIQLAAKLTELYFELLPVQTARKVFDEIPHPSAYTYNRILQRFFGIKRYGEVLSLFSSMLSFEKPDHFTLLFALKSCSALKALNFGKTIHGFGIKHGNIHSNMFLGSTLIQFYSKCGDMDDALRVFEEYTKPDLVLWTTLVTGYEQSFKPDEALAVFTGMMMTRGVSPDPVTLATVVSACTQLLNLKAGESVHGLVIRMNNKSPLPVSNALLNLYAKTGSIEYGVNLFRMMEEKDVISWSCIISCCAHNGATDRAISLFDEMIHKGVEPNLVCVISALQACEASCNLDKGRKIHELAFQKGLELDILVSTALIDMYMSCCSPKEAIMVFDRMLNKDDISWFSLLCGCVQNGMFYKSMQIFCDMTSSDIQPDATVMVKILGACSELGIIQLTSCLHGYVIRGGFTSNSFVGASLIECYAKCGSLEEAVKVFEGLTDDKDIVVWSSMFAGYGIHGQAKESIKLFHRMVRDSSVRPNKVTFLSILAACSHAGLVEEGIELFNMMLNEYQLMPESKHYAIIVDLLGRTGELDKAMCFINQMHSRAGAHVWGALLGACGIHQNTEIGEVAARKLLQLDPDHAIDILLSNVYAVDGKWDGAAELRGSIKEKQLKTITGQSVVRL from the coding sequence ATGAGATCACGGGAAATTGTCTTGAAGCTTGTCGGAGTATGTACAACAGCCAAATTGCTGACCCAATTGCATTCTCTAATCATAAGAACTGGACTAAATCAAGACATTCAACTCGCCGCTAAACTGACAGAGCTATATTTCGAATTGTTACCTGTTCAAACTGCCCGTaaagtgtttgatgaaattcctcACCCAAGTGCATACACCTACAATCGCATTCTACAACGCTTTTTTGGAATAAAACGATATGGGGAAGTACTGTCTCTCTTTTCATCTATGTTGTCATTCGAAAAGCCTGATCATTTCACATTACTTTTTGCATTAAAGTCGTGTTCTGCATTAAAAGCACTAAATTTTGGCAAAACGATTCACGGCTTCGGGATAAAACATGGTAACATTCATTCAAACATGTTTCTAGGCTCGACCCTCATTCAGTTTTACTCAAAATGTGGAGATATGGACGACGCTTTACGCGTCTTTGAGGAATATACAAAGCCTGATCTTGTTTTGTGGACAACATTGGTTACTGGTTATGAGCAAAGTTTTAAGCCTGATGAAGCATTAGCTGTTTTTACTGGAATGATGATGACACGTGGCGTTAGTCCAGATCCAGTAACCCTTGCCACTGTTGTTTCTGCTTGTACTCAGTTGCTGAATCTAAAAGCTGGGGAAAGCGTTCATGGGCTTGTAATTAGAATGAATAATAAAAGTCCCCTACCTGTATCCAACGCTTTGTTGAATTTATATGCAAAGACTGGGTCCATAGAGTATGGGGTAAATTTGTTTAGGATGATGGAAGAAAAAGATGTAATTTCATGGAGTTGTATAATTTCTTGTTGTGCTCATAATGGTGCTACTGATAGAGCAATAAGTCTTTTTGATGAGATGATACATAAAGGTGTTGAACCCAATTTGGTTTGTGTGATCAGTGCTTTGCAAGCATGTGAAGCTTCTTGTAACTTGGACAAAGGTAGGAAAATACATGAACTAGCTTTCCAGAAAGGTCTTGAACTAGATATATTGGTTTCCACGGCTTTAATTGATATGTACATGAGCTGCTGTTCACCTAAGGAAGCGATTATGGTATTTGATAGAATGCTGAACAAAGATGATATTTCGTGGTTTTCTCTGTTATGTGGTTGTGTTCAAAATGGAATGTTCTACAAGTCGATGCAAATCTTTTGTGATATGACGTCTAGTGATATCCAGCCTGATGCTACTGTGATGGTTAAAATTCTTGGAGCTTGTTCTGAGTTGGGGATTATTCAATTGACTTCTTGTCTTCATGGTTATGTAATTAGAGGAGGATTCACCAGCAATTCTTTCGTCGGGGCTTCACTTATTGAATGCTATGCAAAATGTGGTAGCTTGGAGGAGGCTGTTAAGGTTTTTGAAGGATTAACAGATGATAAAGATATTGTTGTCTGGAGCTCCATGTTTGCAGGCTATGGAATTCATGGACAAGCTAAGGAATCGATTAAGTTATTTCATCGTATGGTTAGAGATTCCTCAGTTAGGCCTAACAAAGTTACGTTCCTTTCAATTTTAGCAGCTTGTAGTCATGCAGGTCTTGTTGAGGAAGGAATTGAATTATTCAATATGATGTTAAATGAGTACCAACTGATGCCAGAATCAAAGCATTATGCAATCATTGTTGATTTACTCGGACGAACTGGAGAACTGGACAAGGCTATGTGCTTTATTAATCAAATGCACTCACGGGCTGGAGCACACGTGTGGGGGGCCTTGCTTGGTGCCTGTGGGATTCATCAGAATACAGAGATTGGAGAAGTCGCTGCCAGGAAGCTTCTCCAATTAGATCCAGATCATGCAATCGATATCTTGTTATCAAATGTGTATGCTGTTGATGGAAAGTGGGATGGTGCAGCTGAACTTAGAGGTTCAATTAAAGAGAAACAGTTGAAAACGATAACTGGCCAAAGTGTTGTGAGACTTTAG
- the LOC107825067 gene encoding altered inheritance of mitochondria protein 32-like encodes MPFKHLRHSLSSITFYLHFSPTISPKPFFTRFSAVILSHVMAATPENFSTDATTTVVTDAEADDVKFGFQRAEMYQSKLAGTATSYDRHLFLCYKSHETWPSRVEASDSDLLPKLLSDALKARKDDIKIKTMLTICEVRDDMEVSDGDVLIFPEMIKYRDLKESDVDAFVDDVLVNGNPWSSGSQESLSGSYVFVCAHNNRDKRCGVCGPILIEEFGKAIESKGLKDKVYVTACSHIGGHKYAGNVIIFSPDKDGKIVGYWYGYVAPDDVPVLLDEHIGEGKVIERLWRGQMGQYDKVTEKVNEQRVPEVTNEETKPLENGSQESVTDFSCCQGAAGVSCCRDASAEQKESKKGQGRVSNWFGKWEQREVLTVVGVVGAVAVVAVAYGFYKKAR; translated from the exons ATGCCTTTTAAACATCTACGGCATTCTCTTTCCTCAATCACATTTTACTTGCACTTCTCTCCAACAATCTCTCCAAAACCCTTCTTCACTCGCTTCTCTGCCGTAATCCTATCTCACGTGATGGCGGCAACACCGGAAAACTTCTCCACCGACGCTACTACTACCGTCGTCACCGACGCCGAAGCCGACGATGTTAAGTTTGGGTTTCAGCGTGCGGAGATGTACCAGAGTAAACTTGCGGGTACTGCTACTTCCTACGATCGTCATCTGTTCCTCTGCTACAAATCTCATGAGACTTGGCCTTCTCGCGTTGAAGCCTCTGATTCCGATCTGCTTCCGAAGTTACTCTCTGATGCTCTTAAAGCTCGTAAGGATGATATCAAAATTAAG ACTATGTTGACGATTTGCGAAGTACGTGATGACATGGAAGTATCAGATGGAGATGTTTTGATTTTTCCTGAAATGATCAAATACAG GGATTTGAAGGAGTCGGATGTGGATGCATttgttgatgatgtgcttgtcaaTGGCAATCCTTGGAGCTCTGGATCGCAGGAGTCGCTGAGTGGTTCTTATGTGTTTGTCTGTGCCCATAATAATCGAGATAAAAGATGTGGTGTTTGTGGACCAATTCTGATTGAGGAGTTTGGCAAGGCGATTGAGTCCAAGGGCTTGAAAGACAAAGTTTATGTGACAGCTTGTTCCCATATTGGTGGCCACAAGTATGCTGGTAATGTCATAATCTTCAGTCCGGACAAAGATGGGAAAATTGTTGGCTACTG GTATGGCTATGTTGCACCAGATGATGTCCCTGTTTTGCTTGATGAGCATATTGGAGAGGGAAAAGTCATTGAACGACTTTGGAG GGGCCAAATGGGACAATATGATAAGGTTACTGAGAAAGTGAATGAACAGAGGGTTCCGGAAGTAACCAATGAAGAAACGAAGCCTCTAGAAAATGGAAGCCAGGAGAGTGTAACTGATTTCAGCTGTTGCCAAGGTGCTGCAGGAGTTTCTTGTTGTAGAGATGCAAGTGCTGAGCAGAAAGAGAGTAAGAAGGGGCAGGGAAGAGTTTCAAACTGGTTCGGCAAATGGGAGCAGCGTGAGGTTCTCACAGTCGTGGGCGTGGTTGGAGCAGTGGCTGTTGTTGCTGTGGCTTATGGCTTTTATAAGAAGGCTCGGTGA